In Aquiflexum balticum DSM 16537, a single genomic region encodes these proteins:
- a CDS encoding DUF1573 domain-containing protein: MRYLKLSAMAIAIAVTAVGCETKNDQSDKIAELEQKLARLEASQAVPSNVSSVTAADPGSLGSFQFQEMEYDFGTINEGSVVEHVFNFTNSGQAPLVISNITASCGCTSPDWTKTPIKPGDEGFVKVVFNSTAKTGTQAPTVTIQANTNPNVTRLRLKGNVTPKLAGANPNQLGPVKK; encoded by the coding sequence ATGAGATACCTAAAATTATCTGCCATGGCTATTGCCATTGCCGTCACCGCTGTGGGTTGCGAAACCAAAAACGATCAAAGTGATAAAATCGCAGAATTGGAACAAAAACTAGCCCGTTTGGAAGCTTCTCAAGCTGTTCCGTCCAATGTCAGCTCTGTTACAGCTGCAGATCCGGGAAGTTTGGGTTCGTTTCAATTTCAGGAAATGGAATATGATTTTGGAACAATCAATGAAGGAAGTGTCGTAGAGCACGTATTTAATTTTACCAATAGCGGCCAAGCTCCCTTGGTAATTTCAAATATCACCGCCTCTTGTGGTTGTACAAGTCCTGACTGGACCAAAACTCCTATCAAACCAGGAGATGAAGGCTTTGTAAAGGTGGTATTCAATTCAACAGCAAAAACCGGAACACAGGCTCCGACTGTCACTATTCAGGCCAATACCAATCCTAATGTAACCAGATTGAGGTTAAAAGGAAATGTAACTCCAAAATTAGCTGGAGCAAATCCAAATCAACTGGGCCCGGTTAAAAAATAA
- the nusB gene encoding transcription antitermination factor NusB, translated as MLNRRILRVKAFQNLYAYEQCKGSNFTLAKDHIREVFQPDLNSMEVQDKVLLKKEGEMSVEAFVKNLETDTFKPNGSLNEKINSEAKSAINEYHKANKKDRDFLLKNMISSAEKIPQLYLFAIQLLIAFGDHVLGEAEKKKRRSGDTVIFSAGESNLANNAIIQGIKNSLDFQNAVSRHHAVISELELEIKEWFRDYIRPLEAYQEYIKIESPSLDQDYQIADTILKKVIFKSEAVLNFFSEKDMNWTENKAVVRSLASKVLKNQLENVGDVLPEIAINWEEDKEFFQNIFNLTIENDENNRLLIAQKTQNWDIERIAQTDKIIISMALTEMMLFPSIPVKVTINEYIDISKTYSTPKSKQFVNGLLDVLSKDLTEKGLIRKSGRGLLDNK; from the coding sequence ATGTTAAACAGAAGAATACTCAGGGTAAAAGCCTTTCAGAATTTATACGCCTACGAACAATGTAAGGGGTCAAATTTTACGCTTGCAAAGGATCATATCAGAGAGGTGTTTCAGCCTGACCTGAACAGCATGGAAGTGCAGGACAAAGTGCTTCTAAAGAAAGAAGGTGAAATGTCTGTGGAAGCTTTTGTCAAAAATCTGGAAACAGACACTTTTAAGCCCAATGGCAGCCTGAACGAAAAAATCAATTCTGAGGCAAAATCAGCCATCAATGAATATCATAAAGCCAATAAAAAAGACAGGGACTTTTTATTGAAAAATATGATTTCTTCAGCGGAAAAAATTCCACAGTTATATTTATTTGCCATTCAGTTATTGATCGCTTTTGGAGATCATGTCTTGGGGGAAGCTGAAAAAAAGAAACGCAGATCTGGGGACACAGTCATTTTCTCCGCAGGTGAAAGTAATCTTGCCAACAATGCGATTATTCAGGGAATAAAAAATTCTCTCGATTTTCAAAATGCTGTTTCAAGACATCATGCAGTTATTTCGGAATTGGAATTGGAAATCAAGGAATGGTTTAGGGATTATATCAGACCTCTCGAGGCCTATCAGGAATATATCAAAATAGAAAGTCCGAGTTTGGATCAGGATTACCAAATTGCAGATACTATTCTTAAAAAAGTGATTTTCAAATCAGAAGCAGTTCTGAATTTTTTCTCTGAAAAAGACATGAACTGGACAGAAAACAAAGCCGTCGTTCGGAGTCTGGCATCAAAAGTATTGAAAAATCAGTTAGAGAATGTAGGGGATGTACTTCCTGAAATTGCCATCAATTGGGAGGAGGATAAGGAATTTTTCCAAAATATATTTAACTTGACCATCGAAAACGACGAAAACAACAGATTACTTATCGCCCAAAAAACACAGAATTGGGATATAGAAAGAATAGCCCAAACGGACAAAATCATCATCTCAATGGCATTGACAGAAATGATGCTTTTCCCAAGTATTCCTGTCAAAGTCACTATCAATGAGTATATTGACATCTCAAAAACTTATAGTACCCCCAAAAGCAAACAATTTGTCAATGGATTATTGGATGTTTTGTCAAAAGATTTAACCGAAAAAGGTCTCATACGTAAAAGTGGTAGAGGTCTATTAGATAACAAATAA
- the yajC gene encoding preprotein translocase subunit YajC encodes MKLWILLQIDGGSGIMGQVFLFGSIILIMYFFMIRPQQKKQKETKNFLESIKKGDPVVTIGGIHGKIYSIEGDTLTLELDKGMKIKVEKSAVSADFTKKAIGTK; translated from the coding sequence ATGAAACTTTGGATTTTACTTCAGATAGACGGTGGTTCGGGAATCATGGGACAGGTATTCCTTTTTGGTTCCATTATTCTGATTATGTATTTTTTCATGATCAGACCCCAACAAAAAAAACAAAAGGAAACCAAGAATTTCCTTGAATCAATAAAAAAAGGTGACCCTGTAGTCACTATAGGAGGTATCCATGGAAAAATATATTCCATAGAAGGGGATACCTTGACTTTGGAACTGGATAAAGGAATGAAAATCAAAGTTGAAAAATCAGCCGTTTCTGCTGATTTCACAAAAAAAGCTATAGGAACAAAATAA
- a CDS encoding M28 family peptidase encodes MKKKIWIAGAFALLVAGQTEAQDATALKYANTITATDLEKHLTYLASDELEGRDTGEKGQKLAAEYLAGFYKNLGLMGPVNGNYFQEFNLSSVSYPQVNLNVGKQKLVNNEDFIFIGDADMKKLAKTELVFLGLATEENLKKVDVKGKLVGLWAIGSRAQTVVPEVMEAGAVGIVVVTMEGQANFDRVANRYKSLSGRGRLGFEQPTKQEPIFLVSSDKMAVLFDTPVEILKEAAKNNPESIKTQKVSYLVKKENRLVPTENVMAFLEGTDKKEEVLVISSHYDHVGINSKGEINNGADDDGSGTVSVMEIAEAFALAAKDGNRPKRSVLFLNVTGEEKGLLGSEYYSNNPIFPLENTVNNINIDMVGRIDYEYQDAENKDYVYVIGSEMLSSHLKVINEYNNITYTNLILDYRYDAEDDPNRFYYRSDHYNFAKHNIPVIFFFNGVHDDYHQPSDTVDKIEFPLMTKRAKLIFHTAWDLSNREYRTPVDGSNTRTAR; translated from the coding sequence ATGAAAAAGAAAATATGGATAGCAGGAGCATTTGCTCTCTTAGTTGCTGGACAGACCGAAGCCCAAGATGCCACAGCATTAAAATACGCTAACACAATCACTGCGACTGACCTTGAAAAACACCTGACTTATTTGGCCTCAGATGAATTGGAAGGTCGGGATACAGGTGAAAAAGGTCAAAAATTAGCTGCTGAATATTTAGCTGGTTTTTATAAAAATCTTGGACTTATGGGCCCTGTCAATGGGAATTATTTTCAGGAATTCAACCTTTCCTCGGTTTCTTATCCCCAAGTGAACCTCAATGTTGGAAAACAAAAACTGGTTAACAATGAGGACTTTATTTTCATAGGTGATGCAGATATGAAAAAACTTGCAAAAACGGAATTGGTGTTTTTGGGTCTGGCTACTGAAGAAAATCTGAAAAAAGTAGATGTCAAAGGTAAATTGGTCGGCCTATGGGCAATCGGCAGTAGAGCGCAGACAGTAGTTCCTGAAGTAATGGAAGCCGGTGCTGTTGGAATAGTGGTTGTAACCATGGAAGGACAAGCTAACTTTGATAGAGTAGCAAATAGGTATAAATCCTTAAGTGGAAGGGGCAGATTGGGTTTTGAACAACCAACCAAACAAGAGCCCATATTTTTGGTAAGCTCAGATAAAATGGCCGTTTTATTTGATACTCCTGTAGAGATTTTGAAGGAGGCCGCAAAGAACAATCCTGAATCTATTAAAACACAAAAAGTCTCTTATTTGGTAAAGAAGGAAAACAGACTGGTACCTACTGAAAATGTCATGGCTTTCCTGGAAGGTACTGATAAAAAAGAAGAGGTCTTGGTGATTTCTTCCCACTATGACCACGTAGGAATTAACAGCAAAGGAGAAATAAACAATGGTGCAGATGATGACGGCTCGGGTACTGTTTCAGTAATGGAAATTGCAGAGGCATTTGCTTTGGCTGCAAAAGATGGCAACCGACCAAAAAGAAGCGTTTTGTTCCTGAATGTGACCGGAGAGGAAAAAGGCCTTTTAGGTTCTGAATATTATTCCAACAATCCAATTTTCCCCTTAGAAAATACGGTGAACAATATCAACATTGATATGGTGGGCCGGATAGATTATGAATATCAGGACGCGGAAAATAAGGATTATGTATATGTGATCGGGTCGGAAATGCTTTCTTCGCATTTAAAAGTCATCAACGAATACAACAATATCACCTATACCAATCTGATTTTGGATTACCGGTATGATGCAGAAGATGATCCAAACAGGTTCTATTACCGATCTGACCATTATAATTTTGCCAAACACAATATTCCTGTGATTTTCTTTTTCAATGGCGTTCATGATGATTACCATCAGCCTAGTGATACCGTTGATAAAATCGAGTTCCCTTTGATGACCAAAAGGGCAAAGTTGATTTTTCATACTGCTTGGGATTTGTCTAACAGAGAATATAGAACACCTGTAGACGGCTCCAATACAAGGACTGCCAGATAA
- a CDS encoding nucleoside hydrolase yields MKTSSIFFLVFLMYIQLFAQKQKVWLDSDTGNEMDDLYAIVRLLKEPSLDVVGLSSAHFNNPDLLVFEKWNAYDTKDLNTLEDSQRLNKLILKAMGLSHIPHPKGADRQIGRAWGGQEPRDSPTAQSIISLAKSLPEDEKLDILTLGALTNVASAIIIAPEILPKIRVYALGARYNQNTRAWSKNEFNIRNDLNAFDYLLDLAELDFTIMPLETAFPLQFDRDLTYLKTDDNVPVEKILADRWREQNPQDKTRIMWDLALVQAYILPQYSEKITVNSPPENKTYTVKIFSKIDSQAMTDDFWNVLKK; encoded by the coding sequence ATGAAAACATCATCCATTTTTTTTCTGGTCTTTCTGATGTACATCCAGCTGTTTGCCCAAAAGCAAAAAGTATGGTTGGATTCGGATACCGGGAATGAAATGGATGATCTTTATGCAATTGTACGATTATTGAAGGAGCCTTCTCTGGACGTGGTTGGCTTAAGTTCAGCCCATTTTAATAATCCGGATCTTTTGGTTTTTGAAAAATGGAATGCCTATGATACCAAAGATTTGAATACTTTGGAGGATAGTCAACGACTCAACAAACTTATTCTGAAAGCCATGGGGCTTTCCCATATCCCACATCCTAAAGGTGCAGATAGGCAAATCGGCAGAGCCTGGGGCGGTCAGGAACCAAGAGATTCTCCCACAGCGCAATCCATTATTTCTTTAGCCAAATCATTGCCCGAAGACGAAAAACTGGATATCCTGACTTTAGGGGCACTGACGAATGTGGCTTCTGCCATTATCATTGCTCCTGAAATTTTACCCAAAATACGTGTTTACGCTTTGGGAGCCAGATACAATCAAAACACTCGTGCCTGGAGCAAAAATGAGTTCAATATCAGAAATGACCTCAATGCCTTCGATTACCTTTTGGATCTTGCAGAACTTGATTTTACCATCATGCCACTGGAAACTGCATTTCCATTGCAATTTGACAGGGACCTGACCTACCTCAAAACTGACGACAATGTCCCCGTAGAAAAAATTCTCGCCGACAGATGGAGAGAACAAAATCCCCAGGATAAGACCAGGATCATGTGGGATTTGGCATTGGTACAAGCCTATATTTTGCCTCAGTATTCAGAGAAAATCACGGTAAATTCTCCTCCTGAGAACAAAACCTATACGGTTAAGATTTTTTCGAAGATAGACAGTCAAGCAATGACGGATGATTTTTGGAATGTGCTTAAAAAGTAA
- a CDS encoding outer membrane protein assembly factor BamB family protein — MNKSLRTLICLNLFVFTFCSGPDIPNMLDYSKWETFGGTKDAARYSASSQINKENVKNLEVAWTFNTGDATERSQIQCQPIVVDGVLFATSPQVNVFALDAASGKLLWRFNPSQLLGGQNSWAGTNRGVTYWQEGDDKRILFTAGNWLMALNATDGRPIETFGEGGKVDLQKNLDTDLAEFLIVSNTPGIIYKDKLIMGMRLSEGLDAAPGHVRAFNVKTGEREWIFHTIPHPGEFGHDTWEAEYWDKIGAANNWAGMSLDEARGIVYVPTGSAAYDFWGGYRHGQNLFANSLIALDANTGERIWHFQAIHHDIWDRDFPANPNLIRIKKDGKWIDAVAQTSKQGYVYVFDRITGEPVWPIHEKAVPQSDLPGEKSWPTQPQPKLPEPFMRMAYTDNEILSLTPEWEQDIRSKLENVKYGDMWLPPSHEHGIVLFPGMDGGAEWGGSSFDPFTQTMYINANEIPWVIKMGANPKFDNLGQGIYVNYCANCHGVDRKGNPPAFPTLMDLNKNFNASSLDALIKNGKGAMPAFAHISENDRKVLVDYLLGKEQDPNAEKKELEGGVERLTPQYVMQGYSRLLTEDGYPGIQPPWGTLTAMDMNTGKIKWQSVLGEFDELTERGFEPTGSENYGGPVTTAGGLVFIAATKDEKIRAFDKDTGKVLWEAKLPAAGHATPAVYEKNGKQYIVIACGGGKGTKSGDAYVAFALPEIEKNK, encoded by the coding sequence ATGAATAAATCACTAAGAACCCTGATTTGCCTCAATCTATTTGTATTTACCTTTTGCAGTGGCCCTGATATCCCCAACATGCTTGATTATAGCAAATGGGAAACTTTTGGCGGAACCAAAGATGCCGCCCGGTACTCCGCTTCCAGTCAGATCAATAAGGAAAACGTCAAAAATCTCGAAGTGGCCTGGACATTCAATACCGGTGATGCCACTGAAAGATCCCAAATCCAATGTCAACCAATTGTGGTAGATGGTGTATTATTTGCGACCAGTCCGCAGGTCAATGTTTTTGCATTGGATGCAGCTTCAGGAAAATTGCTTTGGCGATTCAATCCATCCCAATTGCTTGGAGGACAAAATTCCTGGGCCGGGACAAACCGAGGAGTGACCTATTGGCAAGAAGGCGATGATAAACGGATATTATTCACAGCTGGGAATTGGCTGATGGCCTTGAATGCTACAGACGGAAGACCCATCGAAACCTTTGGGGAAGGAGGAAAAGTGGATCTTCAGAAAAATCTGGATACGGATTTGGCAGAATTCCTGATCGTATCCAATACTCCTGGCATTATTTACAAAGACAAATTGATCATGGGTATGCGCCTTTCTGAAGGCCTTGATGCTGCCCCTGGTCATGTCCGGGCATTCAATGTGAAAACCGGAGAAAGAGAGTGGATCTTCCACACCATACCCCATCCTGGAGAATTCGGACATGATACTTGGGAAGCAGAATATTGGGATAAAATCGGCGCGGCCAATAACTGGGCCGGTATGAGTCTGGATGAAGCAAGAGGGATTGTGTATGTACCAACAGGTTCAGCAGCTTATGATTTTTGGGGTGGCTACCGTCACGGACAGAATTTATTTGCCAACAGCCTGATTGCATTAGATGCAAATACCGGGGAGAGAATCTGGCATTTTCAGGCCATTCACCATGATATTTGGGACCGGGACTTCCCAGCCAATCCAAACTTGATCAGAATCAAAAAAGACGGAAAATGGATTGATGCTGTAGCACAAACTTCTAAGCAGGGTTACGTTTACGTTTTTGATAGGATCACAGGAGAACCTGTCTGGCCCATCCACGAAAAGGCCGTACCACAATCAGATCTTCCGGGAGAAAAAAGTTGGCCAACCCAACCTCAGCCAAAATTACCGGAGCCTTTTATGAGAATGGCCTACACAGATAATGAGATTCTTAGTCTCACCCCCGAATGGGAACAAGACATCAGGTCAAAACTGGAAAATGTAAAATATGGAGATATGTGGTTGCCCCCAAGTCATGAACATGGAATAGTTTTGTTCCCAGGAATGGATGGTGGGGCTGAATGGGGAGGTTCTTCTTTTGATCCTTTTACTCAAACCATGTATATCAATGCCAATGAAATCCCTTGGGTGATAAAAATGGGTGCAAACCCAAAATTTGATAATTTAGGGCAAGGTATCTATGTGAACTACTGCGCCAATTGCCATGGAGTAGACAGAAAGGGAAATCCACCTGCTTTCCCAACTTTGATGGACCTGAATAAAAATTTTAATGCATCTTCCTTAGACGCTTTAATCAAAAACGGGAAAGGGGCCATGCCGGCATTTGCACATATTTCAGAAAATGACAGGAAAGTATTGGTAGATTATCTTCTGGGAAAAGAACAGGATCCAAATGCAGAAAAGAAGGAACTTGAAGGCGGGGTGGAAAGGCTTACCCCTCAATATGTCATGCAAGGATATTCGAGGTTGCTGACCGAAGATGGCTATCCAGGTATTCAGCCTCCTTGGGGAACCCTTACTGCCATGGATATGAATACCGGTAAAATCAAATGGCAATCAGTTCTTGGAGAATTTGATGAATTGACTGAAAGGGGTTTTGAGCCAACAGGCTCGGAAAATTATGGGGGGCCTGTTACCACGGCCGGAGGTTTGGTATTTATTGCTGCCACCAAAGACGAGAAAATCAGAGCCTTTGATAAAGATACTGGAAAAGTGCTGTGGGAAGCAAAATTACCTGCTGCTGGTCATGCTACTCCTGCTGTCTACGAGAAAAATGGGAAACAATACATCGTTATTGCCTGTGGTGGCGGAAAAGGCACTAAATCCGGAGATGCTTATGTAGCTTTTGCTTTGCCTGAAATCGAAAAAAATAAATGA
- a CDS encoding Glu/Leu/Phe/Val family dehydrogenase: protein MVEINTEEKVREGSIYGQITSLGHEQLVFCYDEPTGLKAIIGIHNTTLGPALGGTRMWNYTSEAEAITDVLRLSRGMTFKAAISGLNLGGGKAVLIGDPKLKNEAFLRRFGRFIDSLGGRYITAEDVNMKTSDMEYIAMESKYVTGLPEIKGGGGDPSPVTAYGTYLGMKAATKKAYGSDSLTGKKIAVQGIGQVGKYLVEHLIKERAEVFITDIFEDRLIQVAKETGAKVVDSNTIYDIDMDIYAPCALGATVNDQTIDRLKCKVIAGAANNQLQDEEKHGKILLEKGIIYAPDFLINAGGLINVYAEFLGGYNREETYKKADRIYDICTSILDKSEKENIPAQQAAIEMAWNRIESMGKIKLPY from the coding sequence ATGGTTGAGATTAATACTGAGGAAAAAGTAAGAGAAGGATCCATCTACGGACAGATTACTTCCTTAGGTCACGAACAACTGGTCTTTTGTTATGATGAACCGACCGGATTAAAGGCTATCATAGGCATCCACAATACTACCCTCGGCCCTGCTTTGGGAGGTACAAGAATGTGGAATTATACATCAGAGGCGGAAGCTATTACTGATGTATTGAGGTTGTCTAGAGGGATGACTTTTAAAGCTGCTATTTCAGGATTGAATTTAGGAGGTGGAAAAGCGGTACTCATTGGAGATCCAAAACTCAAAAATGAAGCCTTTCTAAGAAGATTCGGAAGATTTATTGATAGCTTAGGCGGCCGATACATCACTGCCGAAGATGTCAATATGAAAACCAGCGATATGGAATATATCGCCATGGAAAGCAAATATGTCACCGGTCTTCCTGAAATCAAAGGAGGAGGTGGAGATCCTTCTCCGGTCACGGCTTACGGGACTTATCTTGGGATGAAAGCGGCTACAAAAAAAGCTTATGGCTCAGATAGTCTTACCGGAAAAAAAATAGCCGTGCAAGGAATCGGCCAAGTTGGCAAATACCTCGTTGAACACCTCATCAAAGAAAGAGCTGAAGTTTTTATCACAGATATTTTTGAAGACAGGCTGATCCAAGTTGCAAAGGAAACCGGAGCTAAAGTAGTCGATTCAAATACTATTTATGATATCGATATGGACATTTATGCCCCATGTGCACTCGGCGCTACAGTCAATGACCAAACTATAGACAGGCTAAAATGTAAGGTGATTGCAGGTGCCGCCAACAATCAGCTTCAGGATGAGGAAAAGCATGGAAAAATACTTTTGGAAAAAGGCATTATCTATGCCCCGGATTTCCTTATCAATGCAGGTGGACTGATCAATGTATATGCCGAATTCCTTGGTGGATATAACCGAGAGGAAACTTACAAAAAGGCGGACCGCATTTATGACATATGTACATCAATTTTGGATAAATCGGAAAAAGAAAATATTCCCGCACAACAGGCCGCAATAGAAATGGCCTGGAACAGAATCGAGTCCATGGGGAAGATTAAATTACCCTATTAA
- a CDS encoding YbbR-like domain-containing protein, giving the protein MAKLKKFFTNLNPQKISNFKVAALCFLAAATFWVLNALNKDNYTTVVDYPIKITYDENEFMAVDKLPNRLKIEINGNGWDLLRKYFKFNEAPFPIEINNPSAKDYMLTSEIRRGLAETLNPTILVSMLNDTIKFSIDKVVTRKIKVQADTTSNTLAKNYRYASPIEIDPEVVNIKGPTSILQKLDGVLKIDLQEEKSNTNFNKILTLNIPDSLEEYLTLEEESVHVRFDVLQMLEGNKRLKIKYQNFPDNVSLIQEPNSIIMTYLISEKRLEDLKTLEFEALLDYNSRNRQDSTISVQVYPKPTFLENITIEPGILKLKYD; this is encoded by the coding sequence TTGGCTAAGCTTAAAAAATTCTTTACTAATCTTAATCCACAAAAGATTTCAAACTTCAAAGTGGCGGCGCTCTGTTTCTTAGCGGCCGCCACTTTTTGGGTTTTAAATGCCCTGAACAAAGATAATTACACTACTGTGGTGGATTATCCCATAAAAATCACCTATGATGAAAATGAGTTCATGGCAGTGGATAAGCTTCCCAACCGTCTTAAAATAGAAATCAACGGTAACGGATGGGATTTGCTAAGAAAATATTTTAAGTTTAATGAAGCTCCCTTTCCGATTGAAATTAATAATCCTTCTGCCAAAGACTATATGCTTACCTCAGAAATCAGACGGGGATTAGCAGAGACCCTCAATCCAACCATTTTGGTATCCATGCTGAATGACACGATAAAATTCAGCATAGACAAGGTTGTCACCAGAAAAATTAAAGTACAGGCCGATACAACCAGCAATACATTGGCCAAAAACTATAGGTATGCAAGTCCTATCGAAATTGATCCTGAAGTCGTCAATATCAAAGGGCCAACATCAATACTTCAAAAATTGGACGGAGTCCTGAAAATCGATCTTCAAGAAGAGAAATCCAATACAAATTTCAACAAGATACTGACCTTAAATATCCCGGATTCTTTGGAAGAATATCTGACTTTGGAAGAAGAAAGCGTGCATGTAAGGTTTGATGTTTTACAGATGCTGGAAGGAAACAAAAGACTTAAAATAAAATATCAGAACTTCCCTGACAATGTCAGTTTAATCCAGGAGCCCAATTCAATCATCATGACATATCTAATCAGTGAAAAGAGATTGGAGGATTTAAAGACTTTGGAATTTGAGGCTTTATTGGATTACAATTCCCGCAATCGCCAAGACAGTACCATCAGCGTTCAGGTGTATCCAAAGCCAACATTTTTGGAAAATATAACCATAGAACCCGGTATCCTTAAACTCAAATATGATTAA
- a CDS encoding YtxH domain-containing protein, protein MSNNSNSWIAFLAGAGIGAAIGILFAPDTGKNTRDKLSYQLFKYKEELEKLVSDLKDGKNLPLNEAKSEGNKVISDAKNKAENLLSDVNKLIEQINRESN, encoded by the coding sequence ATGAGCAATAACTCAAACTCCTGGATTGCATTTTTGGCCGGCGCCGGTATAGGTGCTGCTATTGGAATCCTTTTCGCACCAGATACAGGAAAAAATACCCGTGACAAACTTTCATACCAACTTTTCAAATATAAAGAAGAGTTGGAAAAACTTGTCAGTGATTTGAAAGATGGAAAAAATCTTCCATTGAACGAGGCTAAATCAGAAGGTAACAAAGTGATTTCCGATGCAAAAAACAAAGCTGAGAATTTGCTCAGTGACGTGAATAAACTTATAGAACAAATAAACCGAGAATCGAATTAA
- a CDS encoding ABC transporter ATP-binding protein: protein MKHLLRLNKYLYKYKWYLLLGTLFTIISNIFVIIPAQLVRISIDFVVESFTYYQVFGDGQLAEMARSGFLKFVLVFGVLILIMALLRGFFLFLIRQTVIIMSRLIEYDLKNDIFEHYQKLPLSFYRKNSTGDLMARITEDVSKVRMYLGPALMYGINLLVLFPLVIGYMLTVNVELTIYSLLPLPILSISIYFVNNMINERSEKIQRSLSGLSTFVQEAFSGIRVLKAFVREDDSANDFTKASEDYKEKSISLTMVQSLFFPLIMALIGISTILTVYIGGIQVMEGRIGYGVIAEFILYVNMLTWPVTSLGWVTSIIQRAAASQARINEFLDEENPMISSHALNDHIAGNIEVRNVSFVYPDSGIKALENVSFTINSGESLAIIGTTGSGKSTIANLLLRMYDPTEGEIWIDGRNINEYDISSLRKQIGYVPQDVFLFSDTIESNIAFGLDEIEKDKIEKAAKDADVYQNIIEFQNGFETKLGERGVTLSGGQKQRVSIARAIAKEPSILLLDDCLSAVDTKTENAILNALKDIMTKRTSIIISHRVSSAKLADKIIVLDDGRLVEQGTHEVLMAQKGTYAELYEKQTSANELVDE, encoded by the coding sequence GTGAAACATCTTCTCCGATTAAATAAATATTTATATAAATATAAGTGGTATCTCCTTTTGGGAACATTATTCACTATTATTTCCAACATTTTTGTAATTATTCCAGCCCAATTGGTCAGAATCTCAATAGATTTTGTGGTAGAGAGTTTTACCTATTATCAGGTATTTGGAGATGGTCAATTGGCTGAAATGGCAAGAAGTGGATTCTTGAAATTTGTCCTGGTTTTTGGGGTATTGATTTTAATAATGGCTCTATTGAGAGGATTTTTTCTTTTCCTCATCCGACAGACGGTCATCATCATGTCTAGGCTGATTGAATATGATCTTAAGAATGATATTTTTGAACATTATCAGAAACTACCCCTAAGCTTTTATCGGAAAAACAGTACAGGGGATTTGATGGCAAGAATAACTGAAGACGTCAGTAAAGTCAGGATGTATCTGGGTCCGGCACTGATGTATGGTATAAATTTACTTGTACTTTTTCCATTGGTAATCGGGTATATGTTGACAGTCAATGTGGAACTTACGATCTATTCCTTGTTGCCTTTGCCGATACTTTCCATCAGCATTTATTTTGTCAATAACATGATCAATGAGCGGTCTGAGAAAATCCAAAGAAGTCTTTCCGGATTGAGCACATTTGTTCAGGAAGCGTTTTCAGGAATACGGGTTTTGAAGGCTTTTGTCAGGGAAGATGACAGTGCAAATGATTTCACAAAAGCAAGTGAGGATTATAAGGAAAAATCCATCAGTCTGACTATGGTTCAATCTCTCTTTTTTCCGCTGATAATGGCCCTGATAGGTATCAGTACTATTCTGACAGTTTATATTGGAGGTATTCAAGTGATGGAAGGCAGGATCGGGTATGGGGTGATTGCCGAATTTATATTGTATGTCAACATGTTGACCTGGCCTGTTACTTCTCTTGGATGGGTCACGAGTATCATTCAAAGGGCAGCAGCTTCGCAGGCAAGGATCAATGAATTTTTGGATGAAGAAAACCCTATGATCAGCTCCCATGCTTTGAATGACCACATTGCCGGAAATATTGAAGTCAGAAATGTTTCTTTTGTATATCCTGACTCGGGTATCAAGGCCTTGGAGAATGTCAGTTTCACGATCAATTCCGGAGAATCTCTGGCAATTATCGGTACTACCGGTTCAGGTAAGTCAACAATCGCCAATTTATTGCTCAGGATGTATGACCCCACTGAAGGAGAGATATGGATTGATGGAAGGAATATCAATGAATATGACATTTCCAGCTTGAGAAAACAAATCGGCTATGTTCCCCAAGATGTATTTCTTTTCAGCGATACCATTGAAAGCAATATTGCTTTTGGTCTGGATGAAATCGAAAAAGATAAAATTGAAAAAGCGGCCAAAGATGCAGATGTTTATCAAAATATCATTGAGTTTCAGAACGGCTTTGAGACAAAATTGGGAGAGCGCGGCGTTACCCTTTCGGGGGGTCAAAAGCAAAGAGTTTCTATTGCCAGGGCTATAGCTAAAGAACCTAGTATACTGCTTTTGGATGATTGTCTTTCAGCTGTGGATACCAAAACAGAAAATGCCATTTTGAATGCGCTGAAGGACATAATGACAAAAAGGACCTCTATCATTATTTCGCATCGGGTTTCTTCAGCCAAGCTTGCCGATAAGATAATTGTACTTGATGACGGAAGATTGGTAGAACAGGGTACTCATGAAGTTCTGATGGCGCAAAAAGGTACCTACGCAGAACTCTATGAAAAACAGACCAGTGCCAATGAACTGGTAGACGAATAA